The nucleotide sequence GGGTGGACACGATGGAGCTGGGCCCGGGGCGAGGGCGGCTCGTACGGGTCTGCTTCGAAGCCGATGCGTACCTGTACCGCATGGTGCGTCGCCTGATCGGCGCCCTCGTGCAGGTTGGCACCGGGGAGCTGCTGCCCGCGGCCGTCCTCGGCGCGCTGGCGTGGGCCGACCGGGGCGCGACGGGCGAGCAGCCGGGCCCCCCGCCCAAAGGCTGGTCGCCGGCCCGGGCGCCCGCCGCGCCGGCGGCCGGTCTCACGCTCGTCCACGTCAACTACGCGCCCGCTCCGTGCGGGTGGGGCTGTTGCGGGGGGATCCTTGACACGCTGCTCGGCGTTTGGCTAGAATGGCCGCGTGGCTGCGCCCGCTAGCGGCCCCTTTTCCATGGAGAGGAATCATCGCAAGCCATGCCCGTCAATCGTTCCGAAACCGTGATGGCAAGGCCGCAGGAGACCCGGCCGCGCTGGTACGTGGTCGACGCAAGAGGCCAGGTGCTGGGGCGGCTTGCCACGCGCATCGCCACCATCTTGCGGGGCAAGCACAAGCCCTCGTTCACCCCCCATACCGACACGGGGGACTTCGTCATCGTGATCAACGCGGCCCAGGTGAAGGTAACGGGCCGCAAGCTGGACCAAAAAGTGTACAAGCATCACTCGCTCCATCCTGGCGGGCTCAAGACCGAGACGCTGCGCAGCTTGCTCGCCAGGCGGCCGACCGAGGTCGTCCGCCGCGCGGTATGGGGCATGCTGCCGCACACGCCGATGGGGCGCCGGCAAATCAAGAAGCTCAAGGTGTACGCAGGTCCCGATCATCCCCATGCAGCTCAGCAACCCGAGCCGTTGAAAGTGTGAGGTGACCCCGTTTTGGCACTGGCAGTCGAGGGCGCATCGCCCCTGGTGCTGGCCACCGGCCGGCGCAAGGAGTCGGTCGCGCGGGTGCGGCTCGTCAGCGGGACGGGCCGGATCCTGGTCAACGGGCAAGACTTCCAGGAGTACTTCAAAGGCCGGCCCGGGCTCCTGGCGCTGGTGCAGCGCCCTCTGACCGAGGTGGGAGCGCGCGAGGCGTTCGACGTGCACGCCAACGTGTACGGAGGGGGCGTATCCGGGCAGGCGGGTGCCGTGGCGCACGCCCTGGCGCGCGCCCTGCAGACCCTGGATCCGTCGTGGCGCCCGCCGCTCAAGGCGGCCGGATTGCTGCGCCGCGACCCGCGCATGAAGGAGCGCCGCAAGTACGGCCTCAAGAAGGCTCGCAAGGCGCCCCAGTACTCCAAGCGCTGAGCGGTCCGTAGCGGGCGGTGCCCATGGTCCTCAAGGAGGGCGGGCTTTTCGCGGTTCTCACGCCCGAGGGAGAGTGCCCCGGAGAGGGCGCCCTCGGGCTTTATTTTCGCGATACCCGCTACGTGCACCGCTACCGGGTCTCCCTGGGCGATAC is from Limnochorda sp. L945t and encodes:
- the rplM gene encoding 50S ribosomal protein L13 translates to MPVNRSETVMARPQETRPRWYVVDARGQVLGRLATRIATILRGKHKPSFTPHTDTGDFVIVINAAQVKVTGRKLDQKVYKHHSLHPGGLKTETLRSLLARRPTEVVRRAVWGMLPHTPMGRRQIKKLKVYAGPDHPHAAQQPEPLKV
- the rpsI gene encoding 30S ribosomal protein S9, whose protein sequence is MVLATGRRKESVARVRLVSGTGRILVNGQDFQEYFKGRPGLLALVQRPLTEVGAREAFDVHANVYGGGVSGQAGAVAHALARALQTLDPSWRPPLKAAGLLRRDPRMKERRKYGLKKARKAPQYSKR